One Candidatus Paceibacterota bacterium genomic window carries:
- a CDS encoding DUF1059 domain-containing protein produces the protein MMKLACKDLDPETDCHFEATGNSTKEVAGKMMKHMREAHAEKMREMGMSDEEAMKMFESKVHG, from the coding sequence ATGATGAAACTTGCGTGCAAGGATCTTGATCCCGAGACGGACTGTCATTTTGAAGCAACGGGAAATTCTACGAAAGAAGTGGCTGGAAAAATGATGAAACACATGAGAGAAGCTCATGCTGAAAAGATGAGGGAAATGGGGATGTCAGATGAAGAGGCGATGAAAATGTTTGAATCGAAAGTGCACGGATAA
- a CDS encoding DUF5652 family protein has translation MYNFNYGMGLGGLNWIRPFGPALILLALWSIFWKGLALWHSGRREQEWWFVILLLVNTAGILDIIYLFLVIKMKASELFTKK, from the coding sequence ATGTATAACTTCAACTATGGAATGGGTTTGGGAGGTTTGAATTGGATTCGTCCATTTGGACCAGCATTGATCCTTCTTGCCCTCTGGAGCATATTTTGGAAAGGACTTGCGCTTTGGCATTCGGGACGACGCGAACAGGAATGGTGGTTTGTGATACTTCTTCTCGTGAATACAGCGGGTATTCTCGATATCATTTACCTTTTCTTGGTGATTAAAATGAAAGCTTCGGAACTTTTTACTAAAAAATAG
- a CDS encoding DoxX family protein, with the protein MTHFHKLSLFLLRVTMGWMFLYAGITHLLDPNFSAGGYLAGAKTFVGFYHWLATPGILPIVNFVNVWGLTLLGVSLILGIGIRLSGKLGALLMILYWLPLGIIHPDAHSLIVDDHIIYATGLLVLAYHNAGRAFGLQHWFSGLSICSKYPRLRDLLG; encoded by the coding sequence ATGACACACTTTCATAAACTCTCCCTTTTTCTTCTCCGCGTGACGATGGGATGGATGTTTTTGTACGCGGGAATTACTCATCTCCTTGACCCGAATTTTTCAGCCGGTGGATATCTTGCCGGAGCGAAGACTTTTGTCGGGTTTTATCATTGGCTCGCCACTCCGGGAATTTTACCGATTGTAAATTTTGTAAACGTGTGGGGATTGACGCTTCTCGGCGTTTCTCTCATTCTTGGAATTGGGATACGCCTCTCGGGGAAATTAGGAGCGCTTCTTATGATTCTCTATTGGCTTCCGCTTGGCATCATTCACCCGGACGCACATTCACTCATTGTTGATGACCATATCATTTATGCTACGGGACTTCTTGTGCTTGCGTATCACAACGCTGGACGAGCATTTGGCCTCCAACATTGGTTCTCCGGTCTCTCAATTTGTTCCAAGTATCCACGTCTTCGAGACTTGCTCGGATAA
- a CDS encoding DUF1059 domain-containing protein: MKTITCRAMGGECDEPITGSTPEEMMVNGMKHLEKVHPKMAANVKKMPKDDPMMVKWSSDFMKTWAETPDM; this comes from the coding sequence ATGAAAACAATAACATGCAGAGCGATGGGAGGTGAGTGTGATGAACCCATAACAGGCTCAACTCCGGAGGAGATGATGGTAAATGGGATGAAGCACCTGGAAAAAGTTCACCCTAAAATGGCGGCAAATGTTAAAAAGATGCCGAAGGACGACCCAATGATGGTGAAGTGGAGCAGTGACTTTATGAAAACCTGGGCCGAGACTCCGGATATGTAA